The Clostridia bacterium genome window below encodes:
- a CDS encoding FtsQ-type POTRA domain-containing protein, with product MTARRAFGLLAATLALIGAFLLLRSPALLVTHVQVSGLSELTAEQVVSEAAIRHQVPLWKIRAGDVAARLLEDPMIASVRVVKRWPDTLKIEIVERQPVAEVILPSGQVAEVDASGAVMRVGRGVDARLPLVTGAREDLRPRAIVQSAGLSRAVQVAAAARSFPEIDVAEIHIEADTSIVLYLADRTPVQLGLVPDAKRQLSVLSGLLSAMKQQGTQALYISVVDPDEPVVRPVDPQDDLPPPPAVDGG from the coding sequence ATGACCGCGCGACGCGCCTTCGGACTTTTGGCGGCGACGCTGGCGCTGATCGGCGCGTTTCTCCTGTTGCGAAGCCCGGCCCTCCTCGTCACGCACGTGCAGGTGAGCGGCCTCTCGGAGCTGACCGCGGAGCAGGTCGTGTCCGAGGCGGCCATCCGGCATCAGGTGCCGCTTTGGAAGATCCGGGCCGGCGACGTCGCCGCGCGCCTGCTTGAAGACCCGATGATCGCGTCCGTGCGCGTCGTCAAGCGCTGGCCGGACACGTTGAAGATCGAGATCGTGGAGCGCCAGCCGGTGGCGGAAGTGATCCTGCCGTCCGGACAGGTGGCGGAGGTGGACGCGTCGGGCGCCGTGATGCGCGTGGGGCGAGGGGTCGACGCCCGGCTGCCGCTGGTCACGGGTGCGCGCGAGGACCTGCGCCCGCGCGCCATCGTCCAGTCGGCGGGCCTCTCCAGGGCCGTCCAAGTCGCCGCCGCCGCGCGCTCGTTCCCGGAGATCGACGTCGCGGAGATCCACATCGAGGCCGACACCTCGATCGTCCTCTACCTGGCGGACCGCACGCCGGTGCAACTCGGCCTTGTCCCCGACGCCAAGCGGCAGCTGTCGGTCCTCTCCGGCCTTCTGAGCGCGATGAAGCAGCAGGGCACGCAGGCGCTCTACATCAGCGTCGTGGACCCGGATGAACCCGTCGTGCGGCCGGTCGATCCACAGGACGACCTCCCGCCCCCTCCCGCCGTCGACGGCGGATGA